One region of Termitidicoccus mucosus genomic DNA includes:
- the ruvB gene encoding Holliday junction branch migration DNA helicase RuvB — MPAPEPNKGLGYISNALAAPVSPAEAALRPLTFSDFTGQPKTVERLQVMVGAARRRGDPLNHILISGPPGLGKTTLCFILGHEMGKNVRVTSGPVIEKAGDLAGLLTNLEEGDILFIDEIHRIPKTVEEYLYSAMEDFRLDIMIDQGPNARSVRLSIPKFTLVGATTRAGLLTAPLRSRFTLQTRLDYYDVPTLTGIIKRSCGLLKVALDDSGAREIATRCRGTPRVANNLINFVRDYAQERAKGKITQPVASAALELLEIDAAGLDEMDKRMLRIMAENYRGGPVGMSTIAVAVGEEAETLEEVHEPFLIQEGYLQRTPQGRVLTAKGYQAIGLKPLAGDQGTLL, encoded by the coding sequence ATGCCCGCACCCGAACCCAACAAAGGCCTAGGCTATATTTCCAACGCACTCGCTGCGCCGGTCTCGCCCGCCGAGGCCGCGCTGCGCCCGCTCACCTTCTCCGATTTCACCGGCCAGCCCAAAACCGTCGAGCGCCTTCAGGTCATGGTCGGCGCCGCCCGCCGCCGCGGCGACCCGCTCAATCACATCCTCATCAGCGGTCCGCCCGGCCTCGGCAAAACCACGCTGTGTTTCATCCTCGGCCACGAGATGGGCAAAAACGTCCGCGTCACTTCCGGCCCCGTCATCGAAAAGGCCGGCGACCTCGCCGGCCTCCTCACCAACCTCGAGGAGGGCGACATCCTCTTCATCGACGAAATCCACCGCATCCCGAAAACCGTCGAGGAATACCTCTATTCCGCCATGGAGGATTTCCGCCTCGACATCATGATCGACCAGGGGCCCAACGCCCGCAGCGTCCGCCTCTCCATCCCGAAGTTCACCCTCGTCGGCGCCACCACGCGCGCCGGCCTGCTCACCGCCCCGCTGCGCTCCCGCTTCACGCTGCAAACGCGCCTCGACTACTACGACGTGCCCACGCTCACCGGCATCATCAAGCGCAGTTGCGGCTTGCTCAAGGTCGCGCTCGACGATTCCGGCGCGCGCGAAATCGCCACCCGCTGCCGCGGCACCCCGCGCGTGGCCAACAACCTCATCAACTTCGTGCGCGACTACGCGCAGGAGCGCGCCAAGGGCAAAATCACGCAGCCCGTCGCCTCCGCCGCGCTGGAACTTTTGGAAATCGACGCCGCCGGCCTCGACGAGATGGACAAGCGCATGCTCCGCATCATGGCGGAAAACTACCGCGGCGGACCCGTCGGCATGAGCACCATCGCCGTCGCCGTCGGCGAGGAGGCCGAGACGCTGGAGGAAGTCCACGAGCCCTTTTTGATTCAGGAAGGCTACCTGCAACGCACGCCGCAGGGCCGCGTCCTTACCGCCAAAGGCTACCAAGCCATCGGACTGAAGCCCTTGGCCGGCGACCAAGGCACGCTGCTGTGA
- a CDS encoding DNA/RNA non-specific endonuclease — translation MNLRRLLGCGVFLLAAGAGIFTWHHFAPPETREKIEAVTLDAIDLARENRSAPRELVFWLDIIADKIPLTRGKVVEPGAAIEADAMVLGGTPAAREKLVFLENKGYLAGYDEQRRNPAWVAYRVFPPKYKAAARPEKFEPDPRTRAKVDASAYTNSGYDRGHMAPNHAIAVCHGPEAQRETFLMTNVAPQLHGLNGALWKALEERVLDRYTRRYGDVWVVCGPVYEKGREPRRIGENVAVPDAFFLVISERDEQSGGLRTLAFLVPHRELRASEDPSKYLVSVRDIEARAGLDFFPKLPRAAQDALETAAAKRAW, via the coding sequence ATGAATCTGCGCCGCCTGCTGGGGTGCGGCGTGTTCCTGCTGGCGGCGGGCGCGGGGATTTTTACCTGGCATCACTTCGCGCCGCCGGAGACGCGGGAGAAAATCGAGGCGGTCACGCTCGACGCCATCGACCTCGCGCGCGAAAACCGCTCCGCGCCCCGCGAGCTGGTGTTCTGGCTGGACATCATCGCCGACAAAATCCCGCTCACCCGCGGCAAGGTCGTCGAGCCCGGCGCGGCCATCGAGGCGGACGCGATGGTGCTGGGCGGCACGCCCGCGGCGCGGGAGAAGCTGGTGTTCCTGGAAAACAAGGGCTACCTCGCGGGCTACGACGAGCAGCGGCGGAACCCGGCATGGGTCGCCTACCGGGTTTTCCCGCCAAAATACAAGGCGGCGGCGCGCCCGGAAAAATTCGAGCCCGACCCGCGCACGCGCGCGAAGGTGGACGCCTCGGCGTATACAAATTCCGGATACGATCGCGGACACATGGCGCCGAACCACGCCATCGCGGTCTGCCACGGCCCGGAGGCGCAGCGCGAGACGTTCCTGATGACGAATGTGGCGCCGCAACTGCACGGGTTGAACGGCGCGCTCTGGAAGGCGCTGGAGGAGCGCGTGCTCGACCGCTACACGCGGCGCTACGGCGACGTGTGGGTGGTGTGCGGTCCCGTTTACGAAAAAGGCAGGGAGCCGCGCCGCATCGGCGAAAACGTGGCCGTGCCGGACGCGTTTTTCCTCGTCATCAGCGAGCGCGACGAGCAAAGCGGCGGCCTGCGCACCCTGGCGTTTCTGGTGCCGCACCGGGAACTGCGCGCATCGGAGGACCCGTCCAAATACCTCGTGAGCGTGCGCGACATCGAGGCGCGCGCCGGGCTGGATTTCTTCCCCAAGCTGCCGCGCGCGGCGCAGGACGCGCTGGAAACGGCGGCGGCAAAACGGGCATGGTGA
- a CDS encoding acyl-[acyl-carrier-protein] thioesterase: MEAKLTFSTTVTYGDVDRNEVLSLPGLFRLLQEGAIRHANLFDAGTRAKETRGESWVLNRIAVSVARHPRYEDALRVETWSSGIRGFRGYREFRVFCGDAPVASGSSLWLYVNLKSKALVRVPGDILEVFPQDGDGGIFEPELERLALPPPGADAAAVEVSVRYSDVDANNHVNNTAYFDFLQTALARAGFPTLVKAVRVRFAREIPPDAPRVTVRLEKQGGGSVPFSVEGGGEVFAQGMALL; encoded by the coding sequence ATGGAGGCCAAACTAACTTTCTCCACGACCGTGACCTATGGCGACGTTGACCGCAACGAGGTGCTGTCGCTGCCGGGGCTTTTCAGGCTGTTGCAGGAGGGCGCGATCAGGCACGCCAACCTGTTCGACGCGGGCACGCGGGCGAAGGAGACGCGGGGCGAATCGTGGGTGCTGAACCGCATCGCGGTGTCGGTGGCGCGCCATCCGCGCTACGAGGACGCGCTGCGCGTGGAGACGTGGTCGTCGGGGATTCGCGGGTTTCGCGGCTACCGTGAATTCCGCGTGTTTTGCGGTGACGCGCCGGTGGCGTCGGGCTCGTCGTTGTGGCTTTATGTGAATCTGAAAAGCAAGGCGCTTGTGCGGGTGCCCGGGGATATCCTGGAGGTGTTTCCGCAGGACGGCGACGGCGGGATTTTCGAACCGGAACTGGAACGGCTCGCGCTGCCGCCGCCGGGCGCGGACGCGGCGGCGGTGGAGGTGTCGGTGCGCTATTCCGATGTCGATGCCAACAACCACGTGAACAACACGGCGTATTTCGATTTCCTGCAAACCGCGCTGGCCCGCGCGGGGTTCCCCACGCTCGTGAAAGCGGTGCGGGTCAGGTTCGCGAGGGAAATCCCGCCGGATGCGCCGCGCGTCACGGTGCGCCTGGAAAAGCAGGGCGGCGGCAGCGTGCCCTTCAGCGTGGAAGGCGGCGGCGAGGTGTTCGCGCAAGGCATGGCGCTGTTGTAG
- a CDS encoding DUF2851 family protein, whose amino-acid sequence MQPTTGNHAVFANEVAEIQGVYGPFSFPEILLQQIWFRGEFDATRLTAADGRAVKVLHPGRWNRLGGPDFKQARLRIGGEAVTGDVEVHLHAEDWTKHRHADDPAYDGVVLHVVLFPGNANTPAASRGAGGREIPVAVLLPLLWHDLEEYAADAAVERLARHPMARAREELLAMREDELRAELGRLSSERWARKVHFAKLRVARLGWEAACHHAALEILGYRANRAPMLAVATEWPLDAWRKNAAAATACERSAGEGFADAVFAEISARGAWSKQGARPANHPRSRLRQYARWVAANPDWPARLAHLFANQRSAGMAGFSLRSELARDVRERRGQECPRSFMCAIRADEPSTRDWRRANEARKLRASVEDEICGGTIGGTRLDNLVCDGFLPLLATRDAADTDTAWLERCWRHWWTGDMPAQVAPLLKGLRMTGTRDQPACHGIAQGLLGWMLASEDAATRDERNNEVARSRCRA is encoded by the coding sequence ATGCAACCAACGACCGGAAATCATGCTGTCTTTGCAAATGAAGTGGCGGAGATCCAAGGAGTTTACGGTCCTTTTTCATTTCCCGAAATCCTGCTCCAGCAGATCTGGTTTCGGGGAGAATTCGACGCGACGCGCCTCACGGCTGCGGACGGACGCGCGGTGAAGGTGCTCCATCCGGGCCGGTGGAACCGGCTGGGCGGGCCGGATTTCAAACAGGCGCGGCTGCGCATCGGCGGCGAAGCCGTGACCGGCGACGTGGAGGTGCATTTGCACGCGGAGGACTGGACGAAGCACCGCCATGCGGACGACCCGGCGTATGACGGCGTCGTGCTGCACGTCGTCCTTTTTCCGGGCAACGCGAACACCCCTGCCGCGTCGCGGGGCGCGGGCGGACGCGAGATTCCGGTCGCGGTGCTGCTGCCGCTGCTCTGGCACGACCTTGAGGAATACGCGGCGGATGCGGCAGTGGAGCGGCTGGCGCGGCATCCGATGGCGCGGGCGCGCGAGGAACTGCTCGCGATGAGGGAGGACGAATTGCGCGCCGAGTTGGGGCGGCTGTCCTCGGAACGGTGGGCGCGCAAGGTGCATTTTGCCAAACTGCGCGTGGCGCGGCTCGGCTGGGAGGCGGCCTGCCATCACGCGGCGCTGGAAATTCTCGGCTACCGTGCCAACCGCGCCCCGATGCTCGCCGTCGCCACCGAATGGCCGCTCGACGCCTGGCGGAAAAACGCCGCTGCCGCCACCGCTTGCGAAAGGAGCGCGGGCGAGGGCTTCGCCGATGCGGTTTTCGCGGAAATTTCCGCTCGCGGCGCGTGGAGCAAACAGGGGGCGCGCCCGGCGAATCACCCGCGCTCGCGGCTGCGCCAGTATGCGCGATGGGTCGCCGCGAACCCGGACTGGCCCGCCCGCCTCGCCCATCTCTTCGCCAATCAAAGGAGCGCGGGCATGGCAGGCTTCTCGCTTCGCTCGGAACTTGCCCGCGATGTCCGTGAAAGACGCGGGCAGGAATGCCCGCGCTCCTTTATGTGTGCCATCCGTGCCGACGAGCCGTCCACGCGCGACTGGAGGCGGGCAAACGAGGCGCGAAAGCTGCGCGCTTCCGTGGAAGACGAAATTTGCGGCGGCACCATCGGCGGCACGCGGCTGGACAATCTCGTATGCGACGGATTCCTGCCGCTGCTCGCAACACGCGATGCGGCGGACACGGACACGGCCTGGCTGGAGCGTTGCTGGCGGCATTGGTGGACGGGCGACATGCCCGCGCAGGTCGCGCCGTTGTTGAAGGGGTTGCGGATGACCGGCACGCGCGACCAGCCCGCCTGCCACGGCATCGCGCAAGGTTTGCTCGGCTGGATGCTGGCAAGCGAGGACGCGGCAACGCGCGACGAACGCAATAACGAGGTTGCCCGGTCTCGGTGTCGTGCTTGA
- a CDS encoding MFS transporter has product MSHQPTTPETTASATSGAARHQPEGLTAGLVFLLAFAAGLAVANIYYAQPLLNSIADSYRAGVPATSVIIVATQLGYASGLLLIVPLGDAFERRRLIVACVACTAVALVGAALAPTLHVLVALNYLVGLASVSPQLIVPFAATLAAPERRGRVVGTVMGGLLVGILASRSLSGFIGAHLGWQGVYYIGAAAMLLLAAGLRWKLPAQRPQQPVALPELLRSLWPILKGEPVLQRHLLVGAAGFAAFSAFWTALSFYLAARPEHYGSEVAGLFGLIGVAGALAAPIAGRLSDRLPARVVNGVSLGLMVVSFAVMALADWSLGWLIAGVFFMDAGAQGNQISNQSRIYALSPALRNRINAIYMVGFFVGGAVGSVLGSRALQHGGWTGVCATGAGLCLLGLLALFVRTGRRKTQDAR; this is encoded by the coding sequence ATGAGCCACCAGCCGACGACACCTGAAACCACTGCTTCCGCGACCTCCGGCGCGGCACGGCACCAACCCGAAGGGCTCACGGCCGGGTTGGTGTTTCTCCTCGCGTTTGCCGCCGGGCTCGCGGTGGCGAACATCTATTACGCGCAGCCGCTGCTCAATTCCATCGCGGACTCCTACCGGGCCGGCGTGCCCGCGACCAGTGTCATCATCGTGGCCACGCAACTCGGCTATGCCAGCGGCTTGCTGCTCATCGTTCCGCTGGGCGACGCATTTGAGCGCAGGCGTCTGATCGTCGCGTGCGTCGCCTGCACCGCTGTCGCGCTGGTCGGCGCGGCGCTCGCGCCGACACTCCATGTGCTCGTGGCGCTCAACTATCTCGTGGGCCTCGCCAGCGTGTCGCCGCAATTGATCGTGCCGTTTGCCGCGACGCTCGCCGCCCCCGAACGCCGCGGACGTGTCGTGGGCACCGTGATGGGCGGGCTGCTGGTGGGCATCCTCGCGTCGCGCTCGCTGAGCGGTTTCATCGGGGCGCATCTCGGCTGGCAGGGGGTGTATTACATCGGCGCGGCGGCGATGCTGCTGCTCGCCGCCGGGTTGCGCTGGAAATTGCCCGCCCAGCGTCCGCAGCAGCCGGTGGCCTTGCCCGAGCTGCTGCGCTCGTTGTGGCCCATTCTCAAAGGCGAGCCGGTCCTGCAACGCCATCTGCTGGTCGGCGCGGCGGGCTTCGCGGCGTTCAGCGCGTTCTGGACCGCGCTTTCGTTTTACCTCGCGGCGCGGCCCGAGCATTACGGCAGCGAGGTGGCCGGGCTGTTCGGCCTCATCGGAGTCGCGGGGGCGCTGGCGGCGCCGATCGCGGGGCGCCTTTCAGACCGCCTCCCCGCGCGCGTGGTCAACGGAGTGTCGCTCGGGTTGATGGTGGTTTCGTTTGCCGTGATGGCGCTGGCGGACTGGTCGCTCGGCTGGCTCATCGCGGGGGTGTTTTTCATGGATGCCGGCGCGCAGGGAAACCAGATTTCCAACCAGAGCCGCATCTACGCGCTTTCCCCCGCGCTGCGCAACCGGATCAATGCGATTTACATGGTCGGATTTTTCGTGGGCGGCGCGGTCGGCTCGGTGCTCGGCTCGCGCGCGCTCCAGCACGGCGGCTGGACCGGCGTGTGCGCCACCGGCGCGGGGTTGTGCCTGCTGGGGCTGCTGGCGTTGTTCGTGCGCACCGGCAGGCGCAAGACGCAGGATGCCAGATGA
- the rplU gene encoding 50S ribosomal protein L21: MKATIKTQGQQFAVSEGDILIVNRYPKTEAGNTVEINEVLSAGEGDGFRVGTPFLQGASVTAKILENKRGEKITVFKKRKRKGMTRKQGHRQELSVIKIESIKA, encoded by the coding sequence ATGAAAGCCACCATCAAAACTCAGGGCCAGCAATTCGCCGTCAGCGAAGGCGACATCCTGATCGTCAACCGCTATCCCAAGACCGAGGCCGGCAATACGGTTGAGATCAACGAAGTGCTGTCCGCCGGTGAAGGCGACGGTTTCCGCGTCGGCACGCCCTTCCTCCAGGGCGCCAGTGTCACGGCCAAGATTCTCGAAAACAAACGCGGTGAAAAAATCACCGTCTTCAAGAAAAGGAAACGCAAGGGTATGACGCGCAAGCAGGGCCACCGCCAGGAGCTCTCCGTCATCAAGATCGAATCCATCAAAGCATAA
- the rpmA gene encoding 50S ribosomal protein L27, with protein sequence MAHKKGQGTSSNGRESHSKRLGVKKFGGQSVIAGNILVRQRGSKLHAGKNVGIGRDWTLFALKDGVVKFDKPRRKVEIVEPAK encoded by the coding sequence ATGGCGCACAAAAAAGGTCAGGGAACATCCAGCAACGGACGCGAGAGCCATTCAAAGCGTCTCGGGGTCAAAAAATTCGGCGGCCAGTCCGTGATCGCGGGCAACATACTCGTCCGCCAGCGCGGCTCGAAGCTGCACGCCGGCAAGAACGTCGGCATCGGTCGCGACTGGACGCTCTTCGCCCTCAAGGACGGAGTCGTCAAGTTCGACAAACCCCGCCGCAAGGTCGAGATCGTCGAGCCTGCGAAATAA
- a CDS encoding response regulator transcription factor, translating into MRILVVEDDARIASFVVKGLKQEGYAADHAPDGDTALALASTTTYDAAVVDVMLPGLDGLSLVRRLRAQGAGLPVLFLSARSSVEDRVKGLQAGGDDYLTKPFAFAELSARLQALIRRATRVPEATRLAVGDVAMDLVTRAVTVAGAPVELQPREFALLEYLLRHPGRPVTKTMILEHVWDYSFDPQTNVVDVLMHRLRAKVDPDKSRIETVRGVGYVFKAPK; encoded by the coding sequence GTGAGAATCCTCGTTGTTGAAGATGACGCCAGAATCGCCTCGTTTGTGGTCAAGGGACTCAAACAGGAAGGCTATGCGGCCGACCACGCGCCGGACGGCGACACGGCGCTCGCGCTGGCCTCGACCACGACCTACGACGCGGCGGTCGTCGATGTGATGCTGCCGGGCTTGGACGGGCTGAGCCTCGTGCGGCGGCTGCGCGCGCAGGGCGCGGGGCTGCCGGTGTTGTTTCTGAGCGCGCGTTCGAGCGTGGAGGATCGCGTGAAGGGATTGCAGGCGGGCGGCGACGATTACCTGACGAAGCCGTTTGCCTTCGCGGAGCTGTCGGCCCGGCTGCAGGCGCTCATCCGGCGCGCGACGCGCGTCCCGGAGGCGACGCGGCTGGCGGTGGGCGACGTGGCGATGGACCTGGTGACCCGCGCGGTCACGGTCGCGGGCGCGCCGGTGGAGTTGCAGCCGCGGGAGTTTGCGCTGCTGGAATATCTTTTGCGGCATCCGGGGAGGCCGGTGACGAAAACGATGATCCTGGAGCACGTATGGGATTACAGTTTTGACCCGCAGACGAATGTGGTCGATGTGCTCATGCACCGGTTGCGCGCAAAGGTGGACCCGGACAAGTCGCGCATCGAAACCGTGCGCGGGGTGGGGTATGTTTTCAAGGCGCCAAAATAA
- a CDS encoding HAMP domain-containing sensor histidine kinase: MSAGGFTRWRRSLAVRLSVWFALLFAVGFTAIFGLLYWLLGQQLEAREHEALRMRLQQYADIYEARGLRGLQERVYEDSHTPHVRSLFIRLIGSLGVVWVNVPQGWIEQDAQRIQVPDGWGGWQERQVFTWRVPLDEQEDLAVLSTVLHNGLLLQVARSTDNRTALLEPLRRTFIWVGGSVVLVGFAVGMLAARRATRPIQNVADAARRIVSTGALDVRVPQPRSDDELAELVRCFNAMLEKNAGLLRAMREALDNVAHDLRTPLTSMRGSAELALARGDDTAMRDALADNVERADEVLRLLRALMEISEAEAGMLKLDREPCDLGALAGAAAELYSDVAEEKQIALTVVPAPEPVIVSGDPIRLRQVAANLIDNALKYTPGGGRVTVSVGRTADGGAGADGGPRALLAVSDNGPGVPEAEQARIWERLYRADQSRSQSGLGLGLSLVRAFVEAHGGAARVRNAPGGGAVFEVELPLE, from the coding sequence ATGAGCGCCGGCGGTTTCACCCGCTGGCGGCGGTCCCTCGCGGTGCGCCTCAGCGTGTGGTTCGCGCTGCTGTTCGCGGTCGGGTTCACGGCGATTTTCGGATTGTTGTACTGGCTGCTCGGACAGCAGCTCGAGGCCCGCGAGCACGAGGCGCTGCGGATGCGTTTGCAGCAATACGCCGACATTTACGAGGCGCGCGGGCTGCGCGGTTTGCAGGAGCGGGTGTATGAGGACAGCCACACGCCGCACGTGCGCTCGCTCTTCATCCGGCTGATCGGCTCGCTCGGCGTGGTGTGGGTCAATGTGCCGCAGGGCTGGATCGAGCAGGATGCGCAACGCATCCAGGTGCCCGACGGCTGGGGCGGCTGGCAGGAGCGGCAGGTCTTCACCTGGCGCGTGCCGCTGGACGAGCAGGAGGACCTTGCCGTGCTCTCCACCGTGCTGCACAACGGCCTGCTGCTCCAGGTGGCGCGCAGCACGGACAACCGCACCGCGTTGCTGGAGCCGCTGCGGCGGACGTTCATCTGGGTGGGCGGGTCGGTGGTGCTGGTGGGCTTCGCGGTCGGCATGCTCGCGGCACGGCGCGCCACGCGGCCGATCCAGAATGTCGCCGACGCCGCGCGGCGCATCGTAAGCACCGGCGCGCTCGATGTGCGCGTGCCGCAGCCACGGAGCGACGACGAGCTGGCGGAGCTGGTGCGCTGTTTCAACGCCATGCTGGAAAAAAACGCCGGGCTGCTGCGCGCGATGCGCGAGGCGCTGGACAATGTCGCGCACGACCTGCGCACGCCGCTCACCAGCATGCGCGGCTCGGCGGAGCTGGCGCTGGCGCGCGGCGACGACACCGCGATGCGCGACGCGCTGGCCGACAACGTGGAGCGGGCCGACGAGGTGCTGCGGCTGCTGCGCGCGCTGATGGAGATTTCCGAGGCGGAGGCGGGCATGCTGAAGCTCGACCGGGAGCCATGCGACCTCGGGGCGCTGGCGGGCGCGGCGGCGGAGCTTTATTCGGACGTGGCGGAGGAAAAGCAAATCGCCCTCACGGTCGTCCCGGCGCCGGAGCCGGTGATTGTATCCGGCGACCCGATACGACTGCGCCAGGTGGCGGCGAACCTGATCGACAACGCGCTCAAATACACGCCGGGCGGCGGGCGCGTGACGGTGAGCGTGGGCAGGACCGCCGACGGCGGCGCGGGGGCGGACGGCGGCCCGCGCGCATTGCTGGCCGTGAGCGACAACGGCCCCGGCGTGCCGGAGGCGGAGCAGGCGCGGATTTGGGAGCGGCTTTACCGCGCCGACCAGAGCCGCTCGCAAAGCGGGCTGGGGCTGGGGTTGAGCCTGGTGCGCGCCTTCGTCGAGGCGCATGGCGGCGCGGCGCGCGTGCGCAACGCGCCCGGCGGCGGGGCGGTGTTCGAGGTGGAATTGCCGTTGGAGTGA
- a CDS encoding exostosin domain-containing protein: MKIHVTSCETGPDAWRHQEELLRSLWPLSSRRHVLVESPDEADIIFVGNLRPENWYASLRSHPVVNRHPGKCFALSDAWQLLPLLHGIYTNAHKKLPARRRYRSGAYTLYHPDYKNPFIENHPGRAWEKPKLHLASFAGRDCHPVRAAIFRQTFARPDILVRDTSSYNAFTHDNTGKAPKQRDYVELLEASKFAICPRGSGGASIRLFESMRIGVAPVIISDDWIRPRGPDWSECALILRENEIHRLEALLVANEHRHAAIAQAAAEAYARHFAPAAYFDYLVDQALDIKKHQFIPESLHWRARHLVILLAKIKNRLRKK; the protein is encoded by the coding sequence ATGAAGATTCATGTCACCAGTTGCGAGACCGGCCCGGACGCCTGGCGCCATCAAGAGGAACTCCTCCGCTCGCTCTGGCCGCTTTCGAGCCGCCGCCACGTCCTCGTGGAATCCCCGGACGAAGCCGACATCATCTTTGTCGGCAATCTCCGTCCCGAAAACTGGTATGCGAGCTTGCGAAGCCACCCTGTCGTCAACCGCCATCCGGGCAAATGCTTTGCCCTCTCCGACGCCTGGCAGCTCCTTCCCCTCCTCCACGGCATCTACACCAACGCTCACAAAAAGCTCCCCGCCCGCCGCCGCTACCGCTCCGGCGCCTACACCCTCTACCATCCCGACTACAAAAATCCCTTCATCGAAAACCATCCCGGCCGCGCCTGGGAAAAACCCAAGCTCCACCTCGCCTCCTTCGCCGGACGCGACTGCCATCCCGTGCGCGCCGCCATTTTCAGGCAGACCTTCGCGCGCCCCGACATCCTTGTCCGCGACACGTCGTCCTACAACGCCTTCACCCACGACAACACCGGCAAGGCCCCAAAACAACGCGACTACGTCGAACTGCTCGAAGCCTCCAAGTTCGCCATCTGCCCGCGCGGCAGCGGCGGCGCCAGCATCCGCCTCTTCGAGTCCATGCGCATCGGCGTAGCCCCCGTCATCATATCCGATGACTGGATACGCCCGCGCGGTCCCGACTGGTCGGAATGCGCGCTCATCCTCCGGGAAAACGAAATCCACCGCCTCGAGGCCCTGCTCGTCGCGAACGAGCACCGCCACGCCGCGATCGCGCAGGCCGCCGCCGAAGCCTACGCCCGCCACTTCGCCCCCGCCGCCTACTTCGACTACCTCGTCGACCAGGCGCTCGACATCAAGAAACACCAGTTCATTCCCGAATCCCTCCACTGGCGCGCGCGCCACCTCGTCATTCTCCTGGCCAAAATCAAAAACCGCCTGCGCAAAAAATGA
- a CDS encoding glycosyltransferase family 2 protein, translated as MRHSVLIPAYNAARHLPAALASLRTQTDPDWELIVVEDGSRDGAEDLVAGFARTVAQPVRYDNHGANRGVAATRTRLLELARGDLLSFLDADDWWAPGHLAAARQTLAAPPAGLAIARIQTIDLEKNLPLETHAPSAALLADPVAALFAASCIINSSAVTLTRGLASRVGPFDASFRIGEDRDYWLRCALAGARFADTGRLTCHYARHSASTMARTLLWAQQEVAFYEKHCALPQIPARERRRRLAHALRNQARLLRATDPGQSLRLLVRACRLTPLDPRPFLHLALTLARLRSVR; from the coding sequence TTGCGCCATTCCGTCCTCATTCCCGCCTACAACGCCGCCCGCCACCTTCCCGCGGCGCTCGCCTCCCTGCGCACCCAAACCGACCCCGATTGGGAGCTCATCGTGGTCGAGGACGGCTCCCGCGATGGCGCCGAGGATCTTGTGGCCGGTTTCGCCCGCACCGTCGCCCAGCCCGTCCGCTACGACAACCACGGTGCAAACCGCGGCGTCGCCGCCACCCGCACCCGCCTCCTCGAACTCGCCCGCGGAGATCTTCTTTCCTTCCTCGACGCCGACGATTGGTGGGCCCCCGGTCACTTGGCCGCCGCCCGCCAAACCCTCGCCGCTCCGCCCGCCGGTCTGGCCATCGCCCGCATCCAAACCATCGACCTCGAAAAAAATCTTCCCCTCGAAACCCACGCGCCATCCGCCGCGCTTCTCGCCGATCCGGTCGCCGCGCTCTTCGCCGCCAGTTGCATCATCAACAGTTCCGCCGTCACCCTCACCCGCGGGCTTGCATCCCGCGTCGGCCCCTTCGACGCCTCCTTCCGCATCGGCGAGGATCGCGACTACTGGCTCCGCTGCGCCCTCGCCGGCGCGCGCTTCGCCGACACCGGCCGCCTCACCTGCCATTACGCCAGGCATTCCGCCAGCACGATGGCCCGCACCCTGCTCTGGGCGCAGCAGGAGGTGGCTTTCTACGAAAAACACTGCGCGCTCCCGCAAATTCCCGCCCGTGAACGCCGGCGGCGCCTGGCGCATGCGCTGCGAAACCAGGCTCGCCTTCTCCGCGCCACCGACCCCGGCCAAAGCCTCCGGCTCCTGGTCCGCGCCTGCCGCCTCACGCCCCTCGATCCCCGCCCGTTTCTCCACCTCGCCCTCACCCTCGCCCGCCTGCGCTCCGTGCGATGA